The uncultured Desulfobulbus sp. genome window below encodes:
- a CDS encoding DsrE family protein, whose amino-acid sequence MANFLFVLRDNHFEKATRCFQFAKIAHSKGHTVNLFFIDSGVDWAMKDKDGSEKTVTGDCVNDYLPYLVENEVQTGICTPCAKNRQLDEAQFHTNMALDGGPHLIDMAAEAKVFNF is encoded by the coding sequence ATGGCAAATTTTCTTTTTGTATTACGGGATAACCATTTCGAGAAAGCAACACGCTGCTTTCAGTTCGCTAAAATTGCTCATTCCAAGGGCCATACCGTCAACCTCTTCTTCATCGACAGCGGTGTTGACTGGGCCATGAAAGACAAAGACGGGAGTGAAAAAACCGTGACCGGCGACTGCGTCAACGATTACCTGCCCTACCTGGTGGAAAACGAAGTGCAGACAGGTATCTGTACCCCCTGCGCTAAAAATCGCCAGCTTGATGAGGCTCAATTCCACACTAACATGGCCCTTGATGGCGGCCCGCACCTGATCGATATGGCCGCCGAAGCCAAGGTCTTTAATTTTTAA
- a CDS encoding hydrolase — MSNKDHIEGQQAASDLTPPWWLRSPHLQTLWPKFFRHQPQLELREERLELADGDFIDLAWVEKAQGPIVLMLHGLEGNLRSHYARPVLSTLAQSGFQPVFMFLRGCSHEPNRLSRTYHSGAAEDLAEVLALLAADGRAVSAALGFSLGGNLLLRYLGLYGDKALVQTAMAVSVPFVLADAARRLEKGPSRIYQRYLMNKLKRSYLRKFAQTPSPIKVDLDHIRTLWQYDEQITAPLNGFAGADAYYQQCSSIHYLKGITVPTLILHSQDDPFMYPHNVPRQEQVGPGVELAIQQYGGHVGFIEGARPGARECLIDRLAPVFFRKHL, encoded by the coding sequence ATGAGTAATAAAGACCACATTGAAGGACAGCAGGCTGCCTCGGATCTCACACCTCCTTGGTGGTTGCGCAGCCCCCATCTGCAGACCCTCTGGCCCAAGTTTTTTCGCCATCAGCCACAGCTGGAATTGCGGGAAGAGCGGCTGGAGCTCGCTGATGGAGATTTTATCGATCTCGCCTGGGTGGAAAAAGCCCAAGGCCCTATTGTCCTTATGTTGCATGGCTTGGAAGGGAATCTGCGCTCCCATTACGCGCGTCCGGTTCTCTCCACTCTGGCTCAGTCTGGGTTTCAGCCTGTCTTTATGTTTCTTCGGGGCTGCAGTCATGAACCCAATCGCTTATCCCGCACCTACCACTCCGGTGCGGCAGAGGATCTGGCCGAAGTGCTTGCGCTGTTGGCAGCAGACGGGCGTGCGGTTTCGGCAGCTTTGGGATTTTCTCTGGGCGGGAATCTTCTGCTTCGTTATTTGGGGCTGTACGGAGACAAGGCCCTTGTCCAGACGGCCATGGCTGTCTCGGTCCCCTTTGTCCTGGCAGATGCGGCCAGGCGCTTGGAAAAAGGGCCATCGCGCATCTATCAGCGCTACCTGATGAACAAGCTCAAGCGTTCCTACCTGCGCAAGTTTGCCCAGACGCCCTCGCCTATCAAGGTCGACCTGGATCACATTCGTACCCTCTGGCAGTATGACGAACAGATAACTGCACCCCTCAACGGCTTTGCCGGTGCTGATGCCTACTATCAGCAGTGCAGCTCCATTCACTATCTCAAAGGCATTACCGTGCCGACCCTGATTTTACACAGCCAGGATGATCCCTTCATGTATCCGCATAATGTGCCGAGGCAGGAACAGGTGGGGCCGGGGGTGGAGTTAGCCATACAGCAGTATGGGGGGCATGTCGGTTTTATAGAGGGGGCACGACCGGGAGCAAGGGAGTGTTTGATTGATCGGTTGGCTCCGGTGTTTTTTCGGAAACATTTGTGA
- a CDS encoding YhcH/YjgK/YiaL family protein produces MRILFPLAATEQGVQHLYQLIPMILDSLENLPSYYGLNSGFEKAFGFLSRKDLSNLATGKYEIDEDRIFAIIVNELGETAKEAGLLEVHRKYVDIQLVLSGTDEMGWKPKALCTNPADDFDEESDAQNFTDKPDGWFAVPPNYYAIFFPEDAHMAMFSSGIIHKVIVKVAIDEK; encoded by the coding sequence TTGAGAATTCTGTTTCCCCTAGCCGCAACTGAACAAGGCGTTCAACATCTTTACCAACTAATACCTATGATTCTTGATTCTCTTGAAAATTTGCCTTCCTATTACGGTTTAAACAGTGGTTTTGAAAAAGCATTTGGCTTTCTCTCTCGAAAAGATTTGAGCAATTTAGCCACTGGAAAATATGAAATTGACGAGGATCGAATTTTTGCCATCATTGTGAATGAGCTTGGCGAGACAGCGAAAGAAGCAGGACTCCTGGAGGTACATCGCAAGTATGTCGATATCCAGCTTGTCCTCTCTGGAACAGACGAAATGGGGTGGAAGCCCAAGGCCCTCTGCACCAATCCAGCAGATGATTTTGACGAAGAAAGTGATGCGCAAAATTTTACCGATAAACCAGATGGCTGGTTTGCTGTTCCTCCAAATTATTATGCGATTTTCTTCCCTGAGGATGCACATATGGCGATGTTTTCTTCGGGCATCATCCATAAAGTCATCGTCAAGGTTGCCATTGACGAAAAATAG
- a CDS encoding PKD domain-containing protein produces the protein MKKIFIFLAILLAVFWCSYASSATYDATGTWDYSANNSWNTCDESNYNWSSSAEVTQEGNSATIYDANTGVTYSGTVSSSSYTLSASYYEDGGRLTETVNFTLSSSSSGQGTIAWTWTDGYWSCRGGSDITLQKETYILSGRVYSESTSGSVVEGATISIAGKTDSTDANGSFSISGIPGGTYTLSISATDYTPYTDSSYTVSSSQNDLNFILIPIVQDQANFIPYTPTGWSGPIVVSNVKETHTNSDQLLTTDTLYIDWAVSNNGSADSGENFVFCKLYLDGVEEHAWSLTSSLPAGYYTPLNDYSLGQLSAGSHQIQIVADPTDSVVESNETDNSFQVTIEVSVPLPLSEFNSETKSGFAPLTVNFSDQSSGDITQWAWNFGDGATSTEQNPSHVYVKAGVYPVSLTVTGSAGSVTETKAGYITVKSRKAMPWIPLLLKN, from the coding sequence GTGAAAAAAATTTTTATATTTTTAGCAATTTTATTAGCTGTTTTTTGGTGCAGTTACGCTAGCTCGGCAACATACGACGCCACTGGAACGTGGGATTATTCAGCAAATAATAGTTGGAATACTTGCGATGAGTCAAATTACAATTGGTCGAGCTCGGCGGAAGTAACGCAAGAGGGAAATAGTGCTACTATTTACGATGCAAATACTGGAGTGACATACAGTGGTACAGTCAGTAGTTCCAGTTACACTCTGTCTGCTTCATATTATGAAGATGGAGGCAGGCTGACTGAAACTGTAAATTTCACTCTGTCTTCGAGCAGCTCAGGGCAAGGGACCATTGCATGGACATGGACCGACGGTTACTGGTCCTGTCGTGGTGGCTCAGATATTACACTTCAAAAAGAAACCTATATATTGAGTGGTAGAGTCTATTCGGAGAGTACCAGTGGATCGGTCGTGGAGGGAGCAACCATTTCAATAGCTGGAAAAACAGACTCAACCGACGCAAATGGCTCTTTCAGTATCTCTGGTATTCCAGGAGGTACCTACACCTTAAGCATCAGCGCAACGGATTATACCCCCTATACCGATTCCTCGTATACCGTCAGCTCGAGTCAAAACGATCTCAATTTCATTTTGATACCCATCGTCCAGGATCAAGCTAATTTCATTCCCTACACACCTACTGGCTGGTCGGGGCCAATCGTGGTATCAAATGTGAAGGAAACTCATACCAATAGCGACCAGTTGTTGACCACGGACACGCTCTACATCGACTGGGCCGTGAGTAATAATGGTAGTGCGGACAGTGGTGAAAATTTTGTATTTTGCAAACTGTACCTGGATGGTGTGGAAGAGCACGCCTGGTCACTCACAAGTTCACTTCCTGCTGGTTACTATACGCCGCTCAATGATTATTCACTTGGGCAGCTTTCTGCAGGCTCTCATCAGATACAAATAGTGGCGGATCCTACCGACTCAGTGGTTGAAAGCAATGAGACCGACAACTCTTTCCAGGTGACCATAGAGGTCTCTGTACCACTGCCTCTCTCTGAGTTCAACTCTGAAACGAAGAGTGGGTTTGCCCCCTTGACGGTCAATTTCAGTGATCAATCATCAGGAGACATTACGCAATGGGCATGGAATTTTGGAGATGGGGCGACAAGTACAGAACAAAATCCAAGTCATGTGTACGTAAAAGCAGGGGTATATCCAGTCAGCTTGACCGTGACCGGATCAGCGGGATCTGTAACAGAAACGAAAGCAGGGTATATTACCGTAAAATCGAGAAAGGCTATGCCATGGATCCCACTGCTTCTTAAGAATTGA
- a CDS encoding tyrosine-type recombinase/integrase, with translation MELKKVSIYSLRHSFATHLLESGLSLRHIQALLGHASPTTTARYTHLTDVAELDSHSTINALVNSLQLNPAGR, from the coding sequence GTGGAATTAAAAAAAGTCTCGATCTACAGCCTTCGTCACAGTTTCGCTACACACCTGCTTGAGTCCGGCCTGAGCCTGCGGCATATCCAGGCATTGCTTGGTCATGCCAGCCCCACAACCACAGCCCGTTACACCCACCTCACCGATGTTGCCGAACTGGACAGCCACTCAACGATCAATGCCTTGGTCAACTCGCTGCAACTCAACCCGGCAGGGAGGTGA
- a CDS encoding transposase, whose translation MDLATLVHQYYDAFMARFGKTLLPDQRKALDAILRCRTPAAGELYVQCPDCQHGQWRPLSCGNRHCPRCQNHLPVPYFMVTFTLPYQLRPLACHHQKANKVPKKWVVHCDHMGTGAPALKYLARYLYRGVIGEKNIIANTNGEVTFRYRDSSTGAMQKRTLKGEEFLRLLLQHVLPNGFRRLREYGFLHGNAKKIRMLVQLVLHVVIRPQPPRPRPVFACPHCDQAMRIVCFRNDYRHPG comes from the coding sequence ATGGATCTAGCCACTCTTGTTCACCAGTATTACGATGCCTTCATGGCCAGGTTCGGCAAAACTCTTCTGCCTGATCAACGCAAAGCTCTTGATGCGATTCTACGTTGTCGGACGCCTGCCGCCGGAGAACTCTACGTGCAGTGCCCTGACTGTCAGCATGGTCAGTGGCGCCCACTATCCTGTGGCAACCGCCATTGCCCACGCTGCCAAAATCACCTGCCTGTACCCTATTTCATGGTGACCTTCACTTTGCCCTATCAGCTGCGTCCGTTGGCCTGTCATCACCAGAAAGCAAACAAAGTCCCGAAAAAATGGGTGGTCCACTGCGACCATATGGGCACCGGCGCACCTGCCTTGAAATACCTCGCAAGGTATTTATACCGAGGCGTAATCGGAGAAAAAAACATTATTGCCAACACCAATGGCGAAGTGACCTTCAGGTACCGGGACAGTTCTACAGGGGCAATGCAGAAGAGGACGCTTAAGGGAGAAGAGTTTCTGCGTCTCCTTCTTCAACATGTCCTGCCAAACGGGTTCAGGCGGCTGCGCGAATATGGATTCCTGCACGGGAATGCGAAAAAAATCCGTATGCTGGTCCAGTTGGTCCTGCACGTCGTTATCAGGCCGCAGCCGCCTCGCCCCCGACCAGTGTTTGCCTGTCCGCACTGCGATCAAGCGATGCGTATTGTGTGTTTTAGAAATGACTACCGTCATCCCGGGTAA
- a CDS encoding IS91 family transposase has product MDLATLVHQYYDVFMARFGKTILPEQRKALDAILRCRTPASGELYVQCPDCHHGQWRPLSCGNRHCPRCQNHLTSLWIDKQREKLLPVPYFMVTFTLPYQLRSLAYRHQGEVYSLMFRCAAEVLRSFARNAKSLGAEIGMTMVLHTHSRRLEFHPHIHVLIPGGGIDQQARVWKKLSGKYLFNGFALAKAFRGKFLAGADAIGLRITDKVPKKWVVHCDHMGTGAPALKYLARYLYRGVIGEKNIIANTNGEVTFRYRDSATGTMQKRTLRGEEFLRLLLQHVLPNGFRRLREYGFLHGNAKKIRMLVQLVLHVVIRPQPPRPRPVFACPHCNQPMRIVCFRNSYRQPG; this is encoded by the coding sequence ATGGACCTGGCCACTCTTGTTCACCAATATTATGATGTCTTCATGGCGCGGTTCGGCAAAACCATCCTGCCAGAACAACGCAAGGCCCTTGATGCGATTCTCCGTTGCCGAACGCCTGCTTCCGGGGAACTCTACGTGCAGTGCCCTGACTGCCATCATGGCCAATGGCGGCCTCTCTCCTGTGGTAACCGCCATTGCCCGCGCTGCCAAAATCACCTGACCAGTCTCTGGATCGACAAACAACGGGAAAAGCTCCTGCCTGTGCCCTATTTCATGGTGACCTTTACCTTGCCCTATCAGCTGCGTTCGTTGGCTTATCGTCACCAGGGAGAGGTCTATTCGCTCATGTTCCGGTGTGCTGCCGAAGTCCTGCGTTCATTCGCCCGCAATGCAAAATCTTTGGGCGCCGAGATCGGCATGACCATGGTCCTGCACACCCATTCAAGGAGATTGGAATTTCACCCGCATATCCACGTCCTGATCCCTGGAGGTGGCATTGACCAACAGGCTCGGGTTTGGAAAAAGCTATCGGGGAAATATCTCTTCAACGGTTTTGCCTTGGCCAAAGCCTTTCGCGGTAAGTTCCTGGCCGGAGCAGATGCTATCGGCTTGCGGATCACAGACAAAGTTCCGAAAAAATGGGTTGTCCACTGCGACCATATGGGCACCGGCGCACCGGCCTTAAAATACCTCGCAAGGTATTTGTACCGAGGCGTGATTGGAGAAAAAAACATCATTGCCAATACCAACGGCGAAGTAACCTTTAGGTACCGGGACAGCGCTACCGGGACAATGCAGAAGAGGACGCTTAGGGGAGAAGAGTTTCTGCGTCTGCTTCTTCAACATGTCCTGCCAAACGGGTTTAGGCGGCTGCGCGAATATGGATTTCTGCACGGGAATGCGAAAAAAATCCGTATGCTGGTCCAGTTGGTCCTGCACGTCGTTATCAGGCCGCAGCCGCCTCGCCCCCGACCAGTGTTTGCCTGCCCTCACTGCAATCAACCGATGCGCATTGTGTGCTTTAGAAATTCTTACCGCCAACCCGGGTAA
- a CDS encoding IS91 family transposase codes for MDLATLVHQYYDVFMARFGKTILPEQRKALDAILRCRTPASGELYVQCPDCHHGQWRPLSCGNRHCPRCQNHLTSLWIDKQREKLLPVPYFMVTFTLPYQLRSLAYRYQGEVYSLMFRCAAEVLRSFARNAKSLGAEIGMTMVLHTHSRRLEFHPHIHVLIPGGGIDQQARVWKKLSGKYLFNGFALAKAFRGKFLAGADAIGLRITDKVPKKWVVHCDHMGTGAPALKYLARYLYRGVIGEKNIIANTNGEVTFRYRDSATGTMQKRTLRGEEFLRLLLQHVLPNGFRRLREYGFLHGNAKKIRMLVQLVLHVVIRPQPPRPRPVFACPHCNQPMRIVCFRNSYRQPG; via the coding sequence ATGGACCTGGCCACTCTTGTTCACCAATATTATGATGTCTTCATGGCGCGGTTCGGCAAAACCATCCTGCCAGAACAACGCAAGGCCCTTGATGCGATTCTCCGTTGCCGAACGCCTGCTTCCGGGGAACTCTACGTGCAGTGCCCTGACTGCCATCATGGCCAATGGCGGCCTCTCTCCTGTGGTAACCGCCATTGCCCGCGCTGCCAAAATCACCTGACCAGTCTCTGGATCGACAAACAACGGGAAAAGCTCCTGCCTGTGCCCTATTTCATGGTGACCTTTACCTTGCCCTATCAGCTGCGTTCGTTGGCTTATCGTTACCAGGGAGAGGTCTATTCGCTCATGTTCCGGTGTGCTGCCGAAGTCCTGCGTTCATTCGCCCGCAATGCAAAATCTTTGGGCGCCGAGATCGGCATGACCATGGTCCTGCACACCCATTCAAGGAGATTGGAATTTCACCCGCATATCCACGTCCTGATCCCTGGAGGTGGCATTGACCAACAGGCTCGGGTTTGGAAAAAGCTATCGGGGAAATATCTCTTCAACGGTTTTGCCTTGGCCAAAGCCTTTCGCGGTAAGTTCCTGGCCGGAGCAGATGCTATCGGCTTGCGGATCACAGACAAAGTTCCGAAAAAATGGGTTGTCCACTGCGACCATATGGGCACCGGCGCACCGGCCTTAAAATACCTCGCAAGGTATTTGTACCGAGGCGTGATTGGAGAAAAAAACATCATTGCCAATACCAACGGCGAAGTAACCTTTAGGTACCGGGACAGCGCTACCGGGACAATGCAGAAGAGGACGCTTAGGGGAGAAGAGTTTCTGCGTCTGCTTCTTCAACATGTCTTGCCAAACGGGTTTAGGCGGCTGCGCGAATATGGATTTCTGCACGGGAATGCCAAGAAAATCCGTATGCTGGTCCAGTTGGTCCTGCACGTCGTTATCAGGCCGCAGCCGCCTCGCCCCCGACCAGTGTTTGCCTGCCCTCACTGCAATCAACCGATGCGCATTGTGTGCTTTAGAAATTCTTACCGCCAACCCGGGTAA
- a CDS encoding SEC-C metal-binding domain-containing protein: MPENKIARKESEVFKELEVLCQSPGYIHAIAYFCFRDNTIRYADEVKPEDVLQQFSMERLVRTEISTLIGLASKKDIDATIPSPEVMQEYISGTDALLQELHHSMMPPMQEIFDPNKIGDDDFNPFNSGAVLRESIFYGGESAYHFQYRDLAEDKYRKDNAWLIENKGYSLEQAMSVVSAIQVLQNDKINDALVGLADKHPNEWTFFEAYTFSLREIADKSGLDVEACRSFIESFVSPIDQNDFKSLDDFNPINAYPIIKLEEDKYLLFQNYSLVEALYETPFFWFNSDAAYRSIAMGHRGEFTEEFSNRRLVRVFGEKRVFQNVDIVDAKRNKAGEIDVLVVFANRAIVLQAKSKKLTIAARKGNDLSLKDDFKKAVQDAYDQAFSCSNYLSDNNYKLLDEQGNEITIRREFKEIYPFCVVSDHYPALSFQARQFLKQNPTDFIKPAFVMDVFFLDVVTEMLSSPLHFLSYVNRRTLYGDKILSTHELTILSYHLKQNLWMDGEYTMMQLGDDICADLDLAMLTRRDGIPGSETPDGILTKYEGTHFDRLVKDIELRDHSGTVDFGFMLLTLSGDTIEMINDGISKLVELGKKDGKHHDLTLGISEGSTGLTIHCNNDSDAEAAKRLDRHCEVRKYDQKADQWFGVCIGTSSQRLRFGVNKEFKWEQSDEMDKATKGLPKPQSLKGKNKVNFNTVTRKSKKIGRNERCPCGSGKKHKKCCLK; the protein is encoded by the coding sequence ATGCCGGAAAATAAAATAGCCAGAAAGGAAAGCGAAGTATTTAAAGAACTAGAAGTTCTTTGCCAATCTCCCGGTTACATCCACGCAATCGCATATTTCTGTTTTCGAGATAACACCATCAGATACGCTGATGAAGTGAAGCCTGAAGATGTATTGCAACAATTCTCAATGGAGCGTTTGGTAAGAACAGAAATATCTACACTAATTGGACTGGCAAGTAAAAAGGATATAGATGCAACAATACCTTCGCCAGAAGTGATGCAAGAATATATTAGTGGAACAGATGCTTTACTTCAGGAGTTGCATCATTCCATGATGCCGCCAATGCAAGAGATATTTGACCCAAATAAAATTGGTGATGATGACTTTAACCCTTTCAATTCTGGCGCTGTACTAAGAGAATCAATTTTTTATGGGGGTGAATCAGCATACCACTTTCAGTATAGGGATCTAGCTGAAGATAAGTATAGAAAAGATAACGCATGGCTAATTGAAAACAAAGGCTATTCACTTGAGCAAGCCATGTCTGTTGTATCAGCAATTCAGGTGTTACAGAACGACAAGATTAATGATGCTCTTGTTGGTTTAGCAGATAAACATCCAAACGAATGGACTTTCTTTGAAGCTTATACCTTTTCCTTAAGAGAAATAGCCGATAAGTCCGGATTGGATGTTGAGGCTTGTAGGAGTTTTATTGAATCCTTTGTTTCGCCAATTGACCAAAACGACTTCAAATCCTTAGATGACTTTAACCCAATAAATGCCTATCCAATAATAAAGCTTGAAGAAGATAAATACTTACTGTTTCAGAATTACAGCTTGGTAGAGGCGTTATACGAAACGCCATTCTTTTGGTTCAATTCGGATGCGGCGTACAGAAGTATTGCGATGGGACATCGCGGCGAATTTACAGAAGAATTTTCAAACAGAAGGCTTGTGCGAGTCTTCGGAGAAAAACGAGTTTTTCAGAATGTTGATATTGTAGATGCGAAGCGCAATAAAGCTGGTGAAATAGACGTTCTTGTAGTGTTTGCAAATAGAGCAATAGTATTGCAGGCAAAGTCAAAGAAACTGACTATAGCTGCCCGCAAAGGGAACGACTTATCTCTAAAAGATGACTTTAAAAAAGCCGTTCAAGATGCATATGACCAAGCCTTTTCATGTTCAAATTATTTATCTGACAATAACTATAAGCTCTTAGACGAACAGGGTAATGAAATAACCATCAGAAGAGAATTTAAAGAAATCTACCCCTTCTGCGTGGTATCTGATCATTATCCCGCTTTGTCATTTCAAGCCAGGCAGTTCCTCAAGCAAAATCCTACTGATTTTATCAAACCAGCATTTGTGATGGATGTTTTCTTCTTGGATGTTGTAACAGAGATGCTAAGTTCTCCTTTGCACTTCCTAAGCTACGTCAACAGAAGAACGCTGTATGGCGATAAAATATTATCCACTCACGAGCTAACGATCTTGTCATACCATCTAAAACAAAATCTCTGGATGGATGGTGAATACACAATGATGCAGCTAGGAGATGACATTTGCGCTGACTTAGATCTTGCAATGCTGACGAGACGAGATGGCATTCCTGGTAGTGAGACTCCAGATGGGATATTAACAAAGTACGAAGGAACGCACTTCGACAGATTGGTTAAAGACATTGAATTGCGTGATCATTCAGGCACTGTAGATTTTGGTTTTATGCTATTGACACTTAGTGGCGACACAATCGAAATGATTAATGACGGGATATCGAAGCTAGTTGAATTGGGGAAAAAAGATGGTAAACATCATGATTTAACACTTGGCATAAGTGAAGGAAGTACGGGGCTTACTATTCACTGTAACAATGACTCAGATGCCGAGGCTGCGAAGAGGTTAGATCGTCATTGTGAGGTCAGGAAATATGATCAGAAGGCTGACCAATGGTTCGGTGTGTGCATTGGCACCAGTTCCCAAAGGTTGAGATTTGGTGTTAATAAAGAGTTTAAATGGGAACAGTCTGATGAAATGGACAAGGCGACTAAGGGTCTTCCTAAGCCTCAGTCATTGAAAGGAAAAAATAAGGTTAATTTTAACACAGTAACTAGAAAATCTAAGAAGATTGGGCGTAATGAAAGGTGCCCATGTGGTAGTGGGAAAAAACACAAGAAGTGCTGCTTAAAATAG
- a CDS encoding thioesterase family protein — protein sequence MYAITITPKFGDVDGLGHVNNTILPRWFEQARNPVYKLFNPEFTFKNWNLILARFEVDFLSQIYLEHEVLIKTWISRIGSSSFEVYQEAHQKDRLCCKGKTTLVHFDFQNQRSVPITDELRAILQSHFRDLAPA from the coding sequence ATGTATGCAATAACGATTACTCCCAAATTTGGCGACGTTGATGGGCTTGGCCATGTCAACAACACCATTCTCCCCCGCTGGTTCGAACAGGCACGCAATCCCGTCTACAAGCTGTTCAACCCCGAGTTCACCTTCAAAAACTGGAACCTCATTCTGGCCCGCTTTGAAGTGGACTTCCTCTCCCAAATCTACCTCGAACACGAAGTCCTCATCAAAACCTGGATTTCCAGAATCGGCTCTTCAAGCTTTGAGGTCTACCAGGAAGCGCATCAAAAGGATCGGCTCTGTTGCAAAGGAAAAACCACCCTGGTCCATTTTGATTTTCAGAACCAGCGCTCTGTGCCAATTACCGATGAGCTGCGGGCAATACTCCAATCCCATTTCAGAGACCTGGCCCCTGCCTGA
- the cobT gene encoding nicotinate-nucleotide--dimethylbenzimidazole phosphoribosyltransferase produces MQLLEQTLAAIGPTDKEIMAKAQKEIDYCLKPPGSLGKLEDIARQIAGITGKVHNEIQKKAIIVMMADNGVYSEGVAMYPQDVTRIGADFVTSGRMGVNFLANYAGADIIAVDIGIQVDVDLPKVVNRKIRYGTANFLKEEAMTREEAIRAIEVGIEIANKAIDDGYDLIGTGEIGIGNTTASSAVLYGFTQAPIDRVVGRGAGLTDEAYERKKQVIKEAVDRHQPNPKDPLDVLTKVGGLDIAGLAGVYLACAARKIPVVTDGLISNVAALTAMRLHPESVQYMIPSHISFEPGAKLLKEITGLEPMLDMNMRLGEGTGCALVFSIIEAALRMIEEMGTFEALGKTRDEIGDHIMAYRGKFPQ; encoded by the coding sequence ATGCAACTACTTGAACAGACCCTGGCCGCCATAGGCCCCACTGATAAAGAGATCATGGCCAAGGCGCAAAAAGAGATCGATTACTGCCTCAAACCTCCGGGAAGTCTCGGTAAACTTGAAGATATCGCCCGCCAGATCGCAGGGATCACCGGCAAGGTCCATAACGAGATCCAGAAAAAGGCGATCATCGTGATGATGGCGGATAACGGGGTCTACTCCGAGGGAGTGGCCATGTATCCCCAGGATGTCACCCGTATTGGCGCCGATTTTGTCACTTCCGGACGGATGGGTGTGAATTTTCTCGCAAATTACGCCGGGGCCGATATTATTGCAGTGGATATAGGGATTCAGGTGGATGTGGATCTGCCCAAGGTGGTTAATCGCAAGATTCGCTACGGCACGGCCAATTTTCTCAAAGAAGAGGCCATGACCCGCGAAGAGGCGATCCGCGCCATTGAAGTGGGCATTGAAATCGCCAACAAGGCCATCGATGACGGCTACGACCTCATCGGGACCGGTGAGATCGGTATCGGCAACACCACCGCCTCCAGCGCTGTGCTCTACGGCTTTACCCAGGCACCGATCGACCGGGTGGTTGGCCGGGGTGCGGGCTTAACCGACGAGGCCTACGAGCGCAAAAAGCAGGTCATCAAAGAGGCGGTGGACCGACACCAGCCCAACCCGAAAGATCCGCTGGATGTGCTGACCAAGGTGGGCGGTCTGGATATCGCCGGTCTGGCCGGCGTCTACCTGGCCTGTGCCGCCCGCAAGATTCCGGTGGTCACCGACGGTCTCATCTCCAACGTGGCTGCGCTGACCGCCATGCGACTGCACCCTGAATCGGTCCAGTACATGATTCCCTCCCATATCTCCTTTGAGCCAGGCGCCAAACTGCTCAAAGAGATCACCGGCCTGGAACCGATGCTGGATATGAATATGCGCCTGGGAGAAGGCACGGGCTGCGCCCTGGTCTTTTCCATCATCGAGGCCGCCCTGCGCATGATTGAAGAAATGGGCACGTTTGAGGCCCTGGGGAAAACACGCGATGAAATTGGGGACCACATCATGGCTTACCGGGGAAAATTTCCCCAATAA
- the cobC gene encoding alpha-ribazole phosphatase, producing MTNTTLYIVRHGETEANKTGVLMGSTDTPLNDKGRAQAAELHQRTQGLEVDLICASPLCRTMETGSIVFGQEAEIIPNANLQEFHFGDWEGMHFKEISKQYPDIWKMWLTDWEQTQIPGAESFAGFKQRVIEMVEELLRTHAGKHLAIVSHGGCIRTLLAHFFSESVSKGYWQFKVDNATLTAIEFMGELPILTRFNYR from the coding sequence ATGACCAATACCACCCTCTATATCGTGCGCCACGGTGAAACAGAGGCCAACAAAACAGGCGTCCTCATGGGGAGTACCGACACCCCGCTCAACGACAAGGGACGAGCCCAGGCAGCCGAGCTGCACCAGCGTACCCAGGGGCTTGAGGTTGACCTCATCTGTGCAAGCCCCCTCTGCCGAACCATGGAAACCGGCTCCATCGTCTTTGGTCAGGAGGCTGAGATCATCCCCAACGCCAACCTGCAGGAGTTCCATTTTGGTGACTGGGAAGGCATGCATTTCAAAGAAATCTCCAAACAGTATCCCGATATCTGGAAAATGTGGCTCACCGACTGGGAGCAAACCCAGATCCCGGGCGCCGAGTCCTTTGCAGGCTTCAAGCAACGGGTGATAGAGATGGTGGAAGAACTGCTCCGCACCCATGCTGGCAAGCATCTGGCCATCGTCTCCCACGGCGGCTGCATCCGTACCCTGCTGGCCCACTTTTTCTCAGAATCGGTTTCCAAAGGATACTGGCAATTCAAAGTCGACAACGCCACCCTCACTGCAATCGAATTCATGGGCGAGCTGCCCATCCTCACCCGCTTCAACTACCGTTAG